The Ignavibacteriales bacterium sequence CGGATTTGAAATTTCACAGATGTTCCAAATGGTGTTTCTGCTTCCCATTTAATTGATGAAGGAATTTCATTTTTATTTATTTGATGAACTACAGAAATATAATCTTCGTATAAACCGCGGTCATAACTGTTACCCGGGTCCCGCAAATTAAGTCCGCTTGGTCCAACCGCCATGAATTCCGATCTGTTGTTTTTCGAGAAACCATTCGGTCCGCCCCAATACAATAGTGAGGGGCAAATATGCCTATGAGGTTCCGGTTCAATGTAAGAACCGGATTTACGATGATCGGCAAATAAAATATCAAGCCAGCCGTCTCCATCATAGTCAAGAACTTCAACACCGGAAGAACCGTAAGTTTCAAGTTCTGTTGGATTCTTTTTAAAACCATCCTTGCTTCCCCAATAAATTAACGAAGGACGGTTACCGCTAACTTCTCCCCCATAACTTGTTAGAACTAAATCCAGCCAGCCGTCTTTATTTATATCTGCAAAACAATTTTGGTAAGGAACATAACTCGGGATTAAGATACGGTTATCATTGCTGAAACCTTTTGGAGAACCAAAATAGAGATATGAGTTATCGATATTTCCTTCTGGTGCTGCACGATGAGGACAGAACAAATCCAGCCAGCCATCATTATTTACATCTGCGGCAGTGAGATACATAAGTTCATCTTTCCTGCCTAAGTCAAGTTCGGTAATTCTTTCATCTTTAAAACCATACGGACCGCCCCACCAAAATCTTATTTTACCAAACTCAACTTGTGCAGCAATATCCAGCCATCCGTCTTTATTCAAATCCATTAATAACGGTCCGCGTATTTTGGGAATGTTAAAATGTAGAACCGTACGATTTTTAAAACTGTATCCATTTGTAGAACCCCAGAAAATCGGGAAACCATGTTTTGCTGGATCATTCAGATCAACACAATCGCCGCCGGCAAGAATATCCAAATAACCATCTCTATTAATATCAGCAATTCTCACACCGCCATATGCAAGATTCATTGTCAAATTTGTCTGTTCATTAAACTTATCTGCCTTACTCCATTCAATTACTAAACCGGCTTGATCATGATTTACATTTTCAACGAAAGTATTTTTATATGCTTGCATTGCCATAATTATTTCAACATTACCATCATCATCTAAATCCGCATTACCAAATCCGAAAACCTGATGCGTGTTTATTTCTGTGCTTCTCTCTTTGGAATAATTGCGAGTACCATCACCCCAATAGACAGTAGAGACGGCGGCACCGTCACTAAAATATCCGGCGTTGTTAAAAAATATCACATCAGGTGAGCCATCATTGTTAACGTCACCAATTGTATTTGCCATTGACCCTTGAGTTAGTAATTGCGTATGATCTTCAAAACGAAACGTGCCTTTTTCATTCCAATAAACATAAGAGAGCAGATCATGCTCGTTTGTAGAATATTGATTGCTAAAAACTATTTCGGGATAGCCATCGTTATTTAAATCACCGCAACTAACTCCGCTTGCACCAAGTGTGGGTAGTTTCAATGGTTTTCTTTTAGTAAAATCATTTCCATCAGAATAAAACAGATATGAGTCTGTCCACGTCGCGCCGCCAGTTGTCTCAAGATTTGCAACGACTACATCATCGAATCCATCTTTATCCATATCTGCAAGGGCAACATCACTTGAATGACTTACAGGCAACAGAATAGATTCTTTCAAATCATAATTACCTTTTCCCTGGCCTTTTAAAATCAACACACCTTCTTTTGTACAAACAGCTATATCATATTTTTTATCATTATTCATATCGCCGATTGATAAAGCAGAACCTGTCAATTTAAATTTGACGGCGTTAGTTATTTCTTTAAATACGTCCTTAGTCGATAACAACAAATACAAATTTTCTTTAGTGAGAAAAAGAAGATCATCTTTACCGTCTCCGTCAATATCTTTTGAAGCTAAGGCTATAGCACCCAAACCATCAAGAGTAATAGCGAGACGATTATTAGAATTAAATCCCTTGGGTGAGTTCCAATAAATGAAACTTTTTTTGGGTGCATTTTCATTTTCATTATCACCCCAATATTGACAGCCAACGACTAGATCTAACCAGGAGTCTCCATTAAAATCGCCGGCAACGATAGCGGTTCCATCCGCCGCAGGTAATTCAATTCTATTATTAGGTGTAAATCCTTTATTCGTACCATAATAAATCCATGCAGGAATTTTACGAGCGTGACTATCATTAAAGTTAACAACGGCTAAATCGTTCAATCCGTCTTTATTAAAATCGGCTACTAAACCATCCCGGGAGCCACCTCCAGGTAATTCAATCCGAGAACGGGCATCTATATCTTTACTGTTATTTAAATAGATATATGTATTTTCTTTCTCGGTATGACCATGACCCGAAGGTAAAAAGAAATCTAGTTTACCGTCATTATTGAAATCCCATCTTGTAATAATCTGAATTCTTCCTTTGGCAGATACGTAACAGTTGCTGCCGGCATCTAAAAACGTTCCATTTTTAAAATCATCATATGATGACTGCCGCCAAACCGATTGTGCAGAAATCTGTATAAGACTTATAAACGACATTGAAAAAAATAACAGTCGAATAAAATAATTTTTTCTTTGTATCATATTTATTTTTTACCGGTAAGTTCACTTAGTTTCAATGTCATTGAAAAAACTTTTTCGTTATCAATACTATAAGCATCAAATGTAGCTGATGGATCGGGACTAGATGTATCAAACGTTAATAATCCAAAACACTGTTTATCATTGTAACCAAACATCGCACCCGGCTCAACTGGATGAACAATTTGATTTGTCAATCGGCAGCTTTCCCAATCATACAAGGTGTAACCATTTGGTCGCTCTATTTTTCTAATATCTGTACGATGACGGTCGCCTGAAAGTAGAATTACACCATTAATATTATTGTCTGCCAAGAAGTCAAATATTTCAGTTCTTTCTTCATGAAATCCATTCCAGGTATCTTTAACACCCGGTTTAGAATCATAAGCCCATGGGGTTCCCGATGCGATAACTTTGAACTTAGCCGTTGATTTTTTCAAAGCATTTAGCAGCCAGGCTTTTTGAGCCGGTCCTAACTGTGTTGGGTTAACATCATACGGATCTGTGCGGTAAAATCGTCCATCGAGCATAAAAAATTCTACGTCGGCAATTTTAAAATTAAACCAGCATGCAGGCCATTCTTTACTTCCGTAAGATGGATTTATCCATTGTTCTTTGAAAATATCGAGCATGGGCATTTTCCAAACGGGTTTATCTTTGTAAGGTCCCATCCAAACATCATCAGTTGCTGCATCATGATCATCCCAAATTGCATAATTAGAAGTTGAGGAAACTAAATTTCTGAATTCCGTACGTGATTGTCTCTGATAATAACAATAACGAATATCATCCTGCTGTAACGGTGTGTTGATATAAACATTATCCCCCATCCACAAGAATGCCAATGGATCATGATCTTTGATGACATCCCAAATTCTTTCATGCCATGGTGTATAACCTGCACAACCACCGAAGGCCACTTTAAATTTTGTGCCCAAATTGGTTTTGGGATAAGTATTGAATGAATAAATTTTTGTTTGATCTGAGACTTTGCCGTTTACTACAACTTCATAAAAATATTGAGTAGCCGGTTTAAGATTATTCACTTTTAATATTGCAGTATAATCTTTAGATGCATCACTCTTAATAAGATCCGATTTAATCGCATCTTTCATTGATTTGTTTTTACTTACATTCACTTGAACGTTTACTTCATCAGAAGTGCGAACCCAGAAACTAGCTCCGTGATCTGTAACCTGACCAAGCATCGGCCCGTGTATGATATTTAAGTTAAATGGAGCTGCATATTTTTTAAATGCTTCTGATTCTACAAGAGGCTTTAACAGATCGCGCGGTCCTGCAAAAAAACGCCCAAGCGGTAATCCCATATCCACAGCTTTTTTAACCGTTTGAACCGCTTCATCAATTTTGTTTTGTTGTGTTAATGCAACAACCAGATTAAAGTATGCTTCCAAATCCTCGCTATCACCTTTTAATGATTCACGGCAAAAATTTTCTGCTTCCTGTGATTTTCCCGCAATTGTCAAAAGTAAAGCTCTTTGACCACGCCTTTTATATTCTCGCTTGTAATCACGTGCAAAAAATCTACTGCCTAATGCATCACCTTCAACATCCCATGAATTTTCAGCACCGTAATATGGATGTTTACTTCCATTCAAGAATGCATCGGGAGGAGCAAATTCACCTAATTCACCATTTTGGCCGGTTGTTCCTTGTTGGGCTTTAAGTGTGCCCACAGAGTTAATAATTATGATTAGTGTAAAAAGAAAAAAAGATTTTCTAAACATTTTTTCACCTTTTGATTCAGTTGAATAATTTCGTACTAATATTTAGCCGTACGATCACTACTTCAAAATTTCAAGAGTATCTGGTCAATTGGATTCTGATTCAACGATATTTCCTTCCGCCAAACGGATAGGGTTCTTTAATAACTTCCTGTTTGTACTTTACGGTCATTTCTTTTGGCAAACGTGAAGAATAGATTAAATCATCAAAGAAAACATCTACATATTTCCCGCCTTTTCTTGGACTTAGTAAACCGAACCGGTTAAATTTTGATCCGGTCTTTCGCTGCTCTGCTGTTAAATCATATGAAAACTTATCATTACCCAGTGTTACAGTTATTCTTCCGGATTTGCCGGAACTAGGGTCGTAATCAAATGTGAATTGACGTGAGATGCGATCTGGAATTATGATTGGACCGCGTAATTCTTCTGAGATATTTTGCTTTGGCGAGCAGACAGCAGTAAAACTATAACCCAGCGCAGTTTGGTCCATTACCTCAAGACCTAAATACTGATTCGGAGGATTACCTTTATACTCACCTTGAACAGGAGCCATTTTTTCTTCTTTATTGAAATATCCAATCAGCATTCTTCCGTCAACGGCTCCCTCGGTAAAAGTGATTTTACCGGAAAATTTTATTGGGTCTTCGAGAGTCATTTCACCAATATCGGCTGCGTAAAATCCTTGGAGAGGGTCTTTAACTTCAGTGCCCCAGAATCTTCCACCAATCTCGCCTGGTTTTTCACCGGCCCAGTTTGTTTGAGCATAACCGTAATTATGCCGTGAATGAAAATCGGTTTCCGTAAATGTTACTTTGTTATTTAAACCTTGCCAGTGCGGATCTTGGGACAGATCAATCTTCTTACCATTTACAATTAGATCACCAACATAAAATTCTAAACTGCCGGTATAAATCTGCACGTTATAAATACCAAAGCGGTTCATAATTGTTGGCAAATCTTGGTGACCCGGAATTACATAATAGCTTACCGACTGACCATCAAATGTGAATGTGATTTTTCCTTTAATTTTTTCCGGATTTTTTTCCAGAGTCCATAAATGATAGGTATCCTTTCTATACCAATCATCCACCAAGCCGGCATCGCGAGCTTTTAAAAGTAAATCCAACAATTTTTCTTTTGTCATCGAAGGATCATCTTTTTGAATTGCGACCAAAAGAGTATCCGTATGAACACTTCCGATTCTTCCTTCAAAATATTTGGGTAATCTTTCATCCGGCCATTTTTCTTGTGCAACACTCATATTAGGATCGTACTTCAACTCCCATGTATGAACCGATCCGTTACCCTGAATTTCCAAATCGGGAAATAAGTTTGCACCATTTGCTGTCCCTGTTTTGTAATCAATAAAAAAACGAGTTTTACCGCCTATCATATCTCCCATTCGAAATCCGCATGACGACCATACACGCCATCCTTGCCGTTCAGCATTGAAAAATCCAATGTAAAATCCTACGCCGCCTTCAGGCGGAACTATAACCGCAATTTTTCCCGATGCGGAAAATGGATCTTTAAATGAAAGCGGTTTATTTATTGGCATGGCATAAAAAGCGGGTGTGGTAGATCTCCAGATTACTCCGCCAATTTCTCCAGGACCAAATCCGGTTTTATTGGTCGCTGCCCATCCAAAGTTTTGTGTAATAGTGGGGCAATCAATACCCTCAACTCTATTGTTTACTCCTTCCCACTTAGGATCGTTATCAAAATTTTCGGTGATGCTAATAATTTTTGAATTGGTCTGTGCTAATAACGTGACTGGTAATAAACAAATTACATAAATCAATAAATTTTTAATGGATCTCGCTTTCAAGATATACCTCATAATTCATTTTTGTAATTAATTCTGTTAGTGCAAATAGAAACCGAATAACTGTGCGTTCTTAAGTTGAAACTCGATGCAAACTGGTGTACCGGCAAGTGAGTCTATTTTTTTTGCCCATTCTACTTTATGTTCAACCGAATCTCCTTTTAACTCTACCCAATCAAAACCTTTTATAGGCTCACGATTTATATCGAGCAACCGGAGACGAAATTCCCCTTTTACCTTAGCATTGACAGTAAGAGATTCGGCATTGATGATTAACGGTTTTGTAATCAATGTTCCTGTATTCAAGTCTGCATCTCTGCTCACATATCTATCTATTAGCATTTTAGCAAAACCGATATGTCTTTCATTAAAACGATTTACTTTATGCCCGCTTTCATATCCTCCGTAATAAACATATGTCTCATCACCAACGATTATTTGTTCATCACCCCATGCCATAGCATGGTCGAATGTTCCAGGTATGGGATTATTTGGTATGAAAGGTTCATAATCTCTTTCCCATGTTCGTCCGTCTCTACTCCAGGCTAAAACTGTATAGCCGATTCCAGCAGCTTTTCTGTCCTTATCACCCATCTCTTTTGCACTTTTACCGTAAGTTGCATTCAAGTCATCTCGCAAAACTTTTACTAGTCCGATTAATAAATCACCACGCTCAATAATACCAGACATAGAATAAAACTGAGTTTCTCCAACTTCGAGTGGTACACCAATCTTAGGTGTAATGATCGGCCATATTGTTTCCCAATTAATCAAATCCTTACTAACTGTTTCATGCGGTATTCTTCTTATATCATCAACCTTAGGAAGAGATGGATCACCAAATCCTCTCTGTCGATGTGAAACAGTCGCTAAAAATTGTTTTCTAATTGGGTCCCAGAACAATGATGTGATATCATGGTTATGTAAAAAAACAGGCTTATCAGAAATGGGTGTCCAACTATAACCATCAGGAGATGTAGAAACTCGATAACCAGGTTTAAGATATGTTGCTAGTACAAAACGTTTTTCTTTGTCAGAATAATTTTTTCCCAAATCTAAAACTTTAACACCAAATTGAATTTCATGCGGATCTTTCAATATGCGAGGCGGACGAATCCAATTAATTCCATCTTTCGATTCCATATAACCTATGTGGCATCGTGAGACTTCAGATGTATCCACCGGTGTGTTGTACCAAAGACGAAACATACCGGAATCTGGATCGCGAAGAACACTAAGATATGGCTGCCACACTAAATCATTTTTCAGTCCACCCACTAATATTGGATTGGAAAGTTTTTGAGGATTATTTACTGTCCTAAGTAAAAATGATTGGTCGGCAATCAAATAATCATCTATAAATAATTGAGGGCCTTTATTAAGTTTAATCGGTTCACCGCATTTTTGTCCTTTTATTCCGATAGCAAACAAAATCATTAATGAAAAAAACAATCCAAATGATCGCCACATTCTTCCTCCAGTAATTACAAACCCAGATTTTTATAATTTTTAATTAGTTCTTTATTTTCATTTTCAGTTAGATGAACCAAAGGCGGTAATACATAGGGAGTACATATGCCTAAGTGATTCATTATTGCCTTTAATTCTGGAATAGTTCTTACCATAGTTTTATTGTTCTGCACAAGTTTGGAAAGTCCTTCCGCTTTATCTTGAAATTTCATCGCCTCTTGCTCGTCACCTTTAAATGCGGATTCATAAAGTGATTGAAATAATGCAGGAGTTACATTTGAAGTGTTTGGAATTATTCCATCAAAACCGAGCAACAATGCCTGGCTTGATTTGTTAGTCCAACCAATAAATAATGAAAAATCTTCTCTGTCCTTAAACAGTTTTGCTAATTTTTCCACACGGTCGTAATCACGTTCAGAATCCTTCAACCCAACGATGTTAGGATGTGTACTAAGTTTTTCAATTACATCGATTGGTATCGACATATGTGTAATAGACGTTATATTATAGATAACAATCGGTAATGGAGAATTCTCTGCTATCGTTTCATAATACTTTAACATCAAGTCGCTTGTCAATGGAAAGAAATAAGGGAGATGAACGACAAATGCATTAGCGCCAAAATCTGCATATTTATTTGCAGTATTTATTGTATTGGCAATGCAATTATCTGTGATGCCGGCATATAATATTTTTCTTCCATTTACAAATTTTGCAGTTAGCTTTACAAGTTCATCTCGGTTGGCAAGCGAGTTTGATGCTATTTCACCCGTTGTACCAAGAATGAATGGAAAATTTCCTGCTTGAATTACATAGTCAACTAGTTTTTCTACCGAACCAGCATGTATCTCTCCGGTCTCTGTTACAGGCGTTACCATCGGGGCTATTACACCATGATATAATTTTTGTTTTCTCATCTTATCGACCTATCAGCTCTTTTATTTGAAATGGTTGATTAAAGTGGGCAACAGAAATATGTTGCCCACAATTATTATTATGAATTAATCTAGACTATACTTGATACCGGCACGAGAGTACCATGAAAACATTTGTATATTGGTTGGACGACTAGGATCTCCCATATATACTTGATCAAGGGCATTGTTGATGTTGGTTACATCCATAAACAAGTCAAATCCTTTAAATAATTTCTGAGAGGCTGTGAAATCAACTCCACCATGTGAGGCAACGTAATAATCAAAGTTTTCATTGATACCAACTGCGGTAATAAATTTTCCTTGATACTGATAACTTACTCTGGCTTTGAATCCGCCATTTTCATAAGCTAAAGCAACGTTAGTAATATCGCCGGCTTGACCGGGTAAAAATCCCTCACGACCGACTAAATTTGCTTTTGCCCAGGTATGACAGTAATTAGCATAAATTCCAAAGCCTGAAAAGAAATCTGACAAGAATGTTAATTCTTGCTGCCAGTTTAGTTCTACACCGTATAAGTCAGAACTTCCACCATTCACTGTTGTTTGTAGAGAATAACCTGCATAAGTTCCGCTTTGAAGTAACGTTGTGCTTTGATAAGAAATATCCTTTAGCGATTTATAGAATAGACCAACAGATGCAATACCAATTCCACTGAAATAGTGTTCAGCACTAAAATCAAAGTTATAGGAATAGGTTGGTTTAAGATTGGAATTTCCAGCTCTTATGCTAAGACCTTTATCCTGTATATAAAAATATGGTACTAAATCCCAATAATTAGGACGGGATGTAGTTCTGGTTACTGCAAACCGAGCCTTTGTCATTTCACTAATATTATAGTTGAAATGGATCATTGGGAAAAGATCACTATAGTTTAAAGTGGAGCTTATAGGAGAAATGCTAGAAAAATTTCCTTTGCTATCAAAAACTAACTTATAGCCATCCTGGCTGTCACTAATGAATTCATGTCGGAATCCTGCGAGTACTGAAAGATCGCCGAATTTAACATCAGTCATTAAGTAATATGCCATAACATTTTCTCTAACTTGATATGTCTGTCCTAATGCGTCCCAAACATTTTCTGTTGCTGGGAAAATTGCACTATTATATAAATTTTGATTCACGAAATCCTTGACTGCAGGGTAGTCAGCTTCTGGACCGAAAACATAATTTCCCGCTAGAAAATCATTTGGATTTCGACTTGAAAGGAAATTGGCCATCGTGAGAGGGGTAGTTCCTTTCCAGGAGTAACTAAAATGTGTGTCGCCATTATCTTTATATGAATGAGTATACTTCATTCCCGCTTTTACAGTCGCGAAAAAGCCAAAGAAATCATAGGGTAATGAGGCGTTCAACCCGCCAACTGTATATGAATTGGAAGCATTGAAATCGCGATAGTCAAAACTCGGTGACCCATATTTTGTAGGATCATTTTGAACTGATTGGTCTAGATTTGTTACATTCCATTTTGGATAAAGTGTATTTGATAAATCAAGAGCCAGATTGAATTTAGATGAATGAGTCCAGGTTGACACAACATCTGGAAACGTATTTGTACGTCCAATACTGTAAGCTAGGTTATAGTCCAAGGCTAGGTCACCAAAATGATTCTCACCGCCTAAACTCAAATTATTTTGAAGTTGCTTTTCAATATGCGATTTACTTTCTCGCACAATTTGTGCATTTTGGATAAGCGTACCATCTTGGTTTAAGTAAGTTCCTCTATCAACGCGAAGACGTGTACGGCTTCTGTTGTACCCGTCGTCGAACTCACTCCACAATAGCTTTGCATAAATTTTATTGTAATTATCAAAGCGATACTCGATACTTCCGCCGATACCATATCTATTACGCAAAAGCTGTACATCTTCAAGATTCACTTCTGTTAATGCATAAGGAATAATGTTTTTATTTACATCTGTTTTAGGACCCCAAGCGGATTCAATTTGATTTACGCCACGATTTTTTTGATCCCAATTTACATTCAACGCTATACCAATATTATTATCTTCACCTAATCGTGTACTATAATTTACACTACCTCCCCATAAAGGGGTTCTGTCTAAATTAGCATATCCGCTATTAGCACCAACTTTTAAACTTGTACCCGGATAATCGAATGCACTACGTGAAATAATATTAACTGAACCTCCGATGGAATTAGCATCCATATCAGGCGTCATAGTTTTATTAACTTCTAAATATGCTATCTGACTTGACCCTATGATATCCATTTGAGAATATCTTTGTTGATTACGATTTGTCGCTAAAGGATCACCATTTACAGTAACACTACTTAAACGTGGATCCGTACCGCGTATTAATACAAAACGACCATCTCCGCCGGATCTTGATATATAAACTCCCGGCACTCTCTGTAATACTTCAGCAGCATTTTGATCAGGGTAATTTTCAATTTGTTCTTTAGATAGAACGTTTTTAATATTATCGGACTCACGTTGAACACTAAGAGCTTTTGTTGCACCCTGCCTTAATCCAGAAACAACCACATCATTCATCTTGACATAGCTAACTTTAAGCTTAACATTAAGATTCGTGATTGACTCGGCCTTTACAACTGCTTCGGTTGAGAAAGATTCGTAACCCATATATTTTATTTGTACAGTATGCTTGCCGATGGGGATATTGGCAATTCTGAAAAGACCTTGAAGATCAGTCGCAGTTCCAATATTTGTTCCCTGAAGTATCACACTGGCCCCAGGCAGATATTCGCCTGTTTCTGAATCTACAACACGGCCGGAAATTAAACCGGTAGATTGCGCATAGTAAGATGTGTTGAAAAACAATAGCAGCAATACGACCGAGAAACTTGAAATAGGTTTAAATATTTTTGACATTTTCGCTCCTCTTTTGGATTTGTAATTTTAATTACAGAAAACATGTACATATTTTGTTCATTTTACCTCTTTAAATATTTTTTAACTTGTTATTTGAGTAATACCATCTTTTGAGTTTTAATTCCAAATCTTGTTTTTAATTGATAGAAATAAACACCACTAGTAAATTCAGCTGCATTAAATCCAATACTATATTTGCCTGCAGGTTTTACACCATTAATAAGAGTTGTTATTTTCTGTCCAACAATATTGTAAACACTAAGCTCAACAGAACTTTGTTCAGGTATTTGAAATGAAATTAGTGTCTGATTATTAAAAGGATTTGGGTAATTTGTAAATAATTGAAAATCTGACGGCAAGTTTTGACCAAGTTCTTCTTTTATACTTGTAATTTGTCCTTGAGGATTTATATTCAAGAAATAATTTCCGGAGTAACTGCTGGTTGAACCTGCAATAACAAAATTACCATCCGTATTTTTGATCATGTCGGAGAAACCTTCGTCTTGAAATCCCCCAAATTGAGATTGCCAGACTAAGTTTCCATTCAAATCTGTTTTAATTACTAGAAGATCAATATTACTATTTGTATTTGTGGTATTATTTTTTATACTAATTGTTTTGGTGCCGCCCATAACTATACCATCAGAAGTAGTTACTACTTTCAAAGCATTATCTTGGTATATTCCGCCGAATGCTTTATGCCATTGTTCAACACCACTTGCATCTGTTTTAACCAAGAACATATCTCTTGCACCTGCACCAAAACCAATTGCAAAACCGGCAATTGCAAGACTTCCATCTGAAAGTTCGGCAACACTATTGCCTTCATCCCAATCGCTGCCACCGTAAAGTTTATCCCAAATTTTATTTCCGCTACCGTCAATTTTGAGCAAGTAAATATCAAAAGCACCGTGCGCTCCAAAACTTGAAGTTGTTCCAACAATAGCAAAGTTTCCATCTTGAGTCGAAATGATTTGAGAGCCTGTATCACCGCCCGAGCCGCCGTAATTATGATGCCAAATTTCATTTCCGGAATTATCAACTTTAATAACATATATGTCCGAACTTCCATCTCCATAGCTCATTGTCGATCCGGCGATCATATAACCATCAGAAATAGTTATTATAGATGCAGCATTATCATCAAAATTTCCGCCATATGTTTTTTCCCATATAATATTCCCGCTTGAATCTAATTTTGATAAATAAACATCTACTCCTGTTGAACCCGAACTGCTAGTTTTTCCTAAAAGTATATATCCACCACCAGATATTTGTAAAATTTGGACAACACTATTATTTCCATTAAAGCTGCCGTATGAATATGATTTCGACCATAAAAATTCACCGAGACTATTAGTCTTTACTAGGTAAAAACTAGAATAAAATTCACTTGGTGATTGAGCCGAACCACCCATTATATATCCGCCATCACTTGTCGGGGCTATAGAACTTATTCCTCCATATAGATCTGTAAAGATTCTCTCAAACGTAGTCTTTGAACTTTGCATACCTACACCCTTCAACAACACATTGGATTGGCCAGATTTTGCATTGCTTATAATTGAAAGTAGAGACTCAAAGTGTCCGCTACTAGCTGGAGAAAATTCGACATCCAAAATGAAATTATCTAAAAATTTTAAAGTTTTTGTCCCGGGATTGTTAAGAAGACGAAAACCATTTGTATTTGAAAAATTAATAGCGCTAATTGTAAGATCATGAGAATCAATATTCGTTATAGTTAGTTGTCTCACTGCCTTGCTATTAACTGGAATTTGGCCCACATATAATGAATCGGGAGATAATAATATTGATTGCGCATTATGGATATTGTAAACTGGGAATAAAAATATGATTGTGATGAGAGTGGAAAAAACTCTTTTTAATTTTTGTGACATTTATCCTCCTTATCTTTA is a genomic window containing:
- a CDS encoding VCBS repeat-containing protein produces the protein MIQRKNYFIRLLFFSMSFISLIQISAQSVWRQSSYDDFKNGTFLDAGSNCYVSAKGRIQIITRWDFNNDGKLDFFLPSGHGHTEKENTYIYLNNSKDIDARSRIELPGGGSRDGLVADFNKDGLNDLAVVNFNDSHARKIPAWIYYGTNKGFTPNNRIELPAADGTAIVAGDFNGDSWLDLVVGCQYWGDNENENAPKKSFIYWNSPKGFNSNNRLAITLDGLGAIALASKDIDGDGKDDLLFLTKENLYLLLSTKDVFKEITNAVKFKLTGSALSIGDMNNDKKYDIAVCTKEGVLILKGQGKGNYDLKESILLPVSHSSDVALADMDKDGFDDVVVANLETTGGATWTDSYLFYSDGNDFTKRKPLKLPTLGASGVSCGDLNNDGYPEIVFSNQYSTNEHDLLSYVYWNEKGTFRFEDHTQLLTQGSMANTIGDVNNDGSPDVIFFNNAGYFSDGAAVSTVYWGDGTRNYSKERSTEINTHQVFGFGNADLDDDGNVEIIMAMQAYKNTFVENVNHDQAGLVIEWSKADKFNEQTNLTMNLAYGGVRIADINRDGYLDILAGGDCVDLNDPAKHGFPIFWGSTNGYSFKNRTVLHFNIPKIRGPLLMDLNKDGWLDIAAQVEFGKIRFWWGGPYGFKDERITELDLGRKDELMYLTAADVNNDGWLDLFCPHRAAPEGNIDNSYLYFGSPKGFSNDNRILIPSYVPYQNCFADINKDGWLDLVLTSYGGEVSGNRPSLIYWGSKDGFKKNPTELETYGSSGVEVLDYDGDGWLDILFADHRKSGSYIEPEPHRHICPSLLYWGGPNGFSKNNRSEFMAVGPSGLNLRDPGNSYDRGLYEDYISVVHQINKNEIPSSIKWEAETPFGTSVKFQIRAADSEKEIQNAEWQGPAGSNSWFTKTGSEIKELSGKFIQYRARLITPNDAATPYLTSVELTFSKIK
- a CDS encoding alkaline phosphatase D family protein; protein product: MFRKSFFLFTLIIIINSVGTLKAQQGTTGQNGELGEFAPPDAFLNGSKHPYYGAENSWDVEGDALGSRFFARDYKREYKRRGQRALLLTIAGKSQEAENFCRESLKGDSEDLEAYFNLVVALTQQNKIDEAVQTVKKAVDMGLPLGRFFAGPRDLLKPLVESEAFKKYAAPFNLNIIHGPMLGQVTDHGASFWVRTSDEVNVQVNVSKNKSMKDAIKSDLIKSDASKDYTAILKVNNLKPATQYFYEVVVNGKVSDQTKIYSFNTYPKTNLGTKFKVAFGGCAGYTPWHERIWDVIKDHDPLAFLWMGDNVYINTPLQQDDIRYCYYQRQSRTEFRNLVSSTSNYAIWDDHDAATDDVWMGPYKDKPVWKMPMLDIFKEQWINPSYGSKEWPACWFNFKIADVEFFMLDGRFYRTDPYDVNPTQLGPAQKAWLLNALKKSTAKFKVIASGTPWAYDSKPGVKDTWNGFHEERTEIFDFLADNNINGVILLSGDRHRTDIRKIERPNGYTLYDWESCRLTNQIVHPVEPGAMFGYNDKQCFGLLTFDTSSPDPSATFDAYSIDNEKVFSMTLKLSELTGKK
- a CDS encoding dihydrodipicolinate synthase family protein, with translation MRKQKLYHGVIAPMVTPVTETGEIHAGSVEKLVDYVIQAGNFPFILGTTGEIASNSLANRDELVKLTAKFVNGRKILYAGITDNCIANTINTANKYADFGANAFVVHLPYFFPLTSDLMLKYYETIAENSPLPIVIYNITSITHMSIPIDVIEKLSTHPNIVGLKDSERDYDRVEKLAKLFKDREDFSLFIGWTNKSSQALLLGFDGIIPNTSNVTPALFQSLYESAFKGDEQEAMKFQDKAEGLSKLVQNNKTMVRTIPELKAIMNHLGICTPYVLPPLVHLTENENKELIKNYKNLGL